A genomic stretch from Aerococcaceae bacterium zg-1292 includes:
- a CDS encoding glutamate--tRNA ligase, protein MSETIRVRYAPSPTGELHIGNARTALFNYLFARHHNGKFIIRIEDTDTKRNIAHGEESQLSNLTWLGMDWDESPANPGKYGPYRQSERLHIYQPLIEQLLAEDKAYKCYMTEEELEAEREEQRARGEMPHYGGQHAHLTSEQQAVFEAEGRQPVIRFRVPADVTYRFNDMVKGDITFESKNISGDWVIQKRDGMPTYNFAVAVDDHLMEITHVLRGDDHIANTPKQMMIYDAFGWDVPTFGHMTLIVNSETNKKLSKRDGGILQFIEQYRKLGYLPEAMFNFITLLGWSPVGEEEIFSREELIQLFDANRLSTSPAAFDAKKLEWINNTYMKQAPLEKVVELALPHLVEAGRVSENPSEVELAWVSKLVSLYHEQVSYGAEIVSASELFFKDTLVIDEQSKAVLEDESAIVVIKAMRQQLEQLSPDAFVAENIKPLTKNVQKETGVKGRNLFMPIRIAVSGQMHGPELPNVIEVLGKEKVLNHIDQVLAVMEP, encoded by the coding sequence ATGAGTGAAACAATACGTGTGCGTTATGCACCTAGTCCAACTGGAGAATTACATATAGGAAATGCGCGAACAGCATTATTTAATTATTTGTTTGCGCGTCATCATAATGGTAAATTTATTATTCGGATTGAAGATACCGATACAAAACGTAATATTGCTCATGGTGAAGAAAGTCAATTATCTAATTTAACATGGTTAGGTATGGATTGGGATGAGTCTCCTGCCAATCCTGGCAAATATGGTCCTTATCGTCAATCAGAACGGTTACATATTTATCAACCATTAATTGAACAATTACTGGCTGAAGATAAAGCATATAAATGCTATATGACAGAAGAAGAGTTAGAAGCGGAACGTGAAGAACAGCGTGCACGCGGCGAGATGCCACATTATGGTGGTCAACACGCTCATTTAACTTCAGAACAACAAGCAGTATTTGAAGCTGAAGGACGTCAACCAGTTATTCGTTTTCGTGTACCAGCAGATGTTACTTATCGTTTTAATGATATGGTAAAAGGTGACATTACCTTTGAGTCCAAAAACATTTCCGGCGATTGGGTTATTCAAAAACGCGATGGTATGCCAACGTATAATTTTGCCGTGGCTGTAGATGATCATTTAATGGAAATTACACATGTGTTACGTGGCGATGACCATATTGCTAATACACCAAAACAAATGATGATTTATGACGCATTCGGGTGGGATGTACCAACATTTGGTCATATGACCTTGATTGTTAACAGCGAAACAAATAAAAAATTGAGTAAACGTGATGGTGGTATTTTACAATTTATCGAACAATATCGTAAATTAGGATACTTACCAGAAGCGATGTTTAACTTTATTACCTTATTGGGATGGTCACCAGTCGGTGAAGAAGAAATCTTTTCGCGTGAGGAATTAATCCAATTATTTGATGCGAATCGTTTATCCACATCTCCTGCAGCGTTCGATGCGAAAAAATTAGAGTGGATTAATAATACGTACATGAAGCAAGCACCGCTTGAAAAAGTTGTTGAATTAGCCTTGCCACATTTAGTTGAAGCAGGAAGAGTAAGTGAGAATCCATCTGAAGTAGAATTAGCATGGGTGAGCAAATTAGTGAGTTTGTATCATGAACAAGTGTCATATGGTGCTGAAATTGTGTCTGCGTCTGAATTATTCTTTAAAGACACTTTGGTCATTGATGAGCAGTCTAAAGCTGTACTTGAGGATGAATCAGCGATTGTCGTCATTAAAGCGATGCGTCAACAATTAGAACAATTGAGTCCAGATGCGTTTGTTGCTGAAAATATAAAACCATTGACAAAAAATGTTCAAAAAGAAACAGGGGTTAAAGGTCGCAACCTCTTTATGCCAATCCGTATTGCAGTATCTGGACAAATGCATGGACCAGAGTTACCAAATGTGATTGAAGTACTGGGTAAAGAAAAAGTACTTAATCATATTGACCAAGTATTAGCAGTAATGGAACCATAA